The DNA region ACAGGGCGGGTGACAGAGGAGACACTACGAAGCCCCTGCTCCcactttcctttgtttcttcccaCCCCTGTCCATACGCCCACAATTCTGACACGGCTGTCCCCTCCATCCGACCAGAGTACTGAATCCTACCTTTCCGACAGAATtaccaaatgcatttttttttcctattactaCGAGTTTCAgttagaatgaatgaattcagctGTAAGTAAAATTCTTGCCCAGCAGTGGCTGAATCAATAAAGTTGGTTAATTGTCTTGTGTAACAAGTCACCAAGTCATCCACAAAAATGTCCCcgaggcttttctttttttaataactttttcggggccgcctaggtggctcagtcggttaagtgtccgactcttgatctcggcttagggcttgatctcacagtcgtgagttccagccccacgtcggaGCTACAcgtgcagcctacttaaaaaaataaataaacaaaataatttttctggtCAGCCATCCCCAGTGTGCCAGCTTCTGGTCCTCGAGACTTATCACCTCAGGGCTGCCTCAGCTCCGTAACCTGCCAGTGGCTGGAAGAAAGGGAAGCTCctggtctttgtttcttttctttttcatttttttaaagattttatttatttatttgacagagagagacacagcaagagagcagcgggagtgggagagggagaagcaggcctcccgccgagcagggagcccaatgtggggttcgatcccaggaccccgggatcatgacctgagccaaaggcagacgcttaacaactgagccacccagacgccctgtttcttttctttttaaacaagggAACAAATGCCCTCCCACAGTCCTCCTAACAGACCTCCCCTTACATTTCAGGGACCAGAACTGGGTCACCAGCCCCCTCCTAAACCAATCATGCCCAGGGGAAATGAGATCTGTCTGGCTGGCTGGATTACACCTGTCACAGCTCAACCCCAGAGGCCAAGGGAGAGACTCGTCTGGAACTGGAGTAAGTCAGCAAGAAGGGTAAAGGGCCTGCCACTTGACATGAGGAGCCCCTTGAGGATCAGAGGAAGGAGCTGGAGCCCAGAATGGTTAAGTCCCCCATCCAAGGCCACATGTGACTTTGCAGAAAGGCCAGGATGAAAACACGGCCACTGGCTCAAGGAGCACTCCCCGCTTCACCACAGTGCTTCTCAACTAACTCTAGCTCACTCTAAGCCCCCAAAGGGCAGACACCCCATCCCCGGGACTCCCTGAGCTGGGCCAAAGGCATGATATGGACAGATTCAACACTGTTACAGAAGAGAGCCCCCAGTGTACCCAAATGTGCCTGACGCACCTAGAAAGAGCTTGGCAGGCAAGTCAGCAGGAACCCAGAGCCTGACAAACAGCATCTCTATAGCTGCCTGGACAGCCGCCAAGCTGCCTCATTCCCCAGGGCTGACCTCATACTTCTGAAGATCCTCAAGATGCCTGAGGTCTGTGTGTTGcctcccaggctgggggctgggagccacGCAGAGAGGTGGGAATGCAGAATCCAAGcagcccaccccaccacccacccctctccTGCCAGAGCCTCCTGCCCATGCAGTGCAGGCCCCATTCCAGAAGAAACCAAGCAACACCCTCCATCCTTCCAGATGAGGCCTGTCCCAACTGGTCTTCCTGCCTCCACCAGTCGGAGGGGATGCCTTAAGAAATTCTCACACTCTGGCTATTCCTATCTGTTTTTGTTCCAGACTTCTGGAAGGGGAACGAAAAGCGGGCAGACCTCATCAAGGTGCTAAGAATATCTCTGAAGTCAGTTCCACTACCTCAAAGAGAGCTGGAGAGCTCAGGGCCCGTCTGAGGCCTGCGCTTAGTGATAACAGGAATTGTTTACTAAACCCAAAACTGGATCAGGCCTTTCCGTGGTAACTAACAGCAAGGGCTCCCAGTCCACTGAGGCCACacgtgctgggggtggggggttaaaCCCCTTCATGCCCTCTGCCTCCACTTCCAGACATTCTTCCCGGATCAAACAACCTACTGTGTTCAAGGCCCACAGCAGGTAAGGTGAGCAGCCTGGGGAAAGGGCAGGTAGTCAGCCTCCCGGGACACATGAGCTCCCTTCCGAAACCTCCTCACAACCCACTCGCTCAGCCTGCAGCTCCAGGGCAAGGCATTTGTTCTTACCCACGTTCACTGAGAAGTTTTAATTCCccttgtaaacaaaacaaaacaaacaaaaaaaaacccacaagggCTAAAAATCGTGTGATGTGGGAGAGGAAAGGTGTCACTTAACTGGCCACGCTCTCTTTGGCCTGACCCAGGGGAAGCTGGCccagcggctggcagttttaaactttcctttccttccacgAGTTTTTCTCAGAACAGTGGCTCCCACTCCTAAGAGCTGAAAACTCTGCATACCTTGAAAGTATGCGAGCTGCAGGGCCGTGCGAACAGACTGGAATTTTCCATTTATAGAATAATAATCTTCATACCACTCTAGGGGCCGGTGTTCTTGTGGTCAGAGCTCAGAGCTCAGTGTCAGCAAACCTGCTACGCTTCTGCgggctcttttatttatttttggtgggagagggggagggataaaaaaaaaaggaatgactttTTAACTTGAGTGCCAACACAAACTTGAAAAAGGAACCGGGTTGGCAAATGCAGAATATGACTGCCTGGTTTCACGACTTAAATCAACCGTTAGGGAGTAGGAGGTGAAGAAGAGGCTGAGAAACAGATCTTCAACCCTTCGTGCAGACAGGTGGCTAGAAAAGGCATCATGTTACTGCCCCAAGTCCTTCCCTGTGCCCGCCACCTGGCTTCTGGACTGCTCCCCGAGGGTAGGGTCCAAGCAAAGGGCACAAGGCCCCATCTCATTTCTCTTCTTCGTGTCCCCTGTGTTCCACACTCGATTTCTGCTGATGCACACACAGACTTATATACTATGAAATACCTTCGGGGTCCATGTGTAACGGGTAGGCCACCAAGCCATTTGTGAAGAGGCCTGAGTTCTAGTTCTGGCTGTGACATATTCACCGTGTGACCTTGAAGAAATCCTTCTCTTCTCTGcgtctcattttcttcatctgtaaagtaaggTTGGATTGAATGATCCCAAAGGTCCCTTCCACAGCTGACAGTTTGATTCCCTCATTCATTCTAAAGTAAACCGATGCCAGCATGAGGGTCTGGGCAGCCCCTACTGGGCCATTCTAAACCTGCCGGACACAGCCAGACCCAGAAGCATAGCCTCCCGCCTAATGAGGGCTGTCAGCACCAGCTGCCCCGACCCGTTTCCGTAGCCAGAGCTCAcagccagagaggggaaggaaagtcCTGACCTGCCCACCTTGCCTGCCAGCCCAGCCACCAGAGGAGGCATTTTCCCAGTGCCACAGAACCCTAAAGAATCCTTTGCAGTACCTAAAACctttcctactttccttttttttttaaatatctcacgTGTatgttgtcttgttttattttacttttttttaaagattttatttatttatttgacagagagagagagcgagagagggaacacaagcagggggagtgggagagggagaagcaggcctcccgtggagcggggagcccagtgtgggactcgatcccaggaccctgggatcatgacctgagcagaaggcagacgcttaacgactgagccacccaggcgccccttactttccatttttttaaaaggtgttgTCCCTTCTCCCAGGAAGGGCACGACCACCTCCCACCCTCCTAATCAAAAATCTTCCGATTTATTTTCCactgtttttacaaaaatattcgACTCATTCTAAAGTATTAAATAGTGACGCtgaatatgctttattttttttcaagctgcACATACAGCCCATTTTTTATACAGCCCCGCCCCGGGGAGGGGGTGAGAgtttcacacacacaccaatCACTGTCCAAGGGTGGAAGATTTTCTGGCCCAGCCCCCATCCCTACCTAAGTCACCAGCTAATGGCCACCCAGTCTCTGAACACCTGTTGGGAGTCTGCAGCGTGCTGTAGGAAAGTCCTGATGCTTCCACTACTTACTACAAGAACcataacctccctgagcctcagagaTTCGTGCGAAGATTTCACCCAGCTGAAAGCTCTCCAAAGCACTGTGCAAACGGAAGTTACTCGATGGTTGGGCAGCTCTGTCTTAACGACTGCATCCTCAGAGCCCGCCAAATCCTGCCTCCCCACAGCTTTTCCTGCTGATGCTggtgagcggggagagggggctTCTCGGAAGGCTGACCTGGGGCATTCAAGGCTGGGAGGAGGGTGCGCGAACCTTGGGGCGTTCCCCCATCCCCACGCCTACCCGTGTGCTCCGTGAGTCTCGCCACCCGACCGAGGGAGACCCAGGCCTGGTCACCTGCTCCGAACTCAAACCACAGCGCTCAGGCGAAGGCGGTCCCCAgcagcagcccctcccctcccttcccctcgtCTCCCCCTACTtcgccctcccctcccagcagcGCAAGCAGGgcacgccccctcccccagatttACCAATCGGCGTCCCGAGCGGCGCCCGTGGCGTAGGGGGCTCTGGTCAGCAGCCAATTAGCGCCCGGGCCCGAGGCGGCGCTTCGCCCGCCCCCTCGCAGAATGAAAGGCGCCCGCAGCTGGCGAGGCTGGCGCAGCGCGCGGGGCGCGGAAGCCGCGCGGGCCGGAGCGGAGCGCGCGCACTGGCTGCCCGCCCCCGGCGCGCCCGCCTCCGCTCCGCCTCCGTCCGAGGCGCGGGCAAGGAGGCCGGGGCGGGGTAGCACAGGGGGCAGGGCCGCGGCGGCGAGGCCgaggttgggggggcggggggggggggcggggaggagcggGACCCGATAAAAGGCTGCGAGGCGGCCCCCACCCCGCGGCAGGCCGGCGGGCAGGCTCGGCGCTTCCCTTCCGTCCGGCCCGCGCCGGCGGCGGGGAGGCGGCGCGCGCGGCCCGCAGCCCGCCCATGGAGGCTTTCCCTTGGGCGCCCCGCTCGCCCAGCCGCGGCCGCGCCCCCCCGCCCATGGCGCTCGTGCCCAGCGCCCGCTACGTGAGCGCCCAGGGCCCGGCGCACCCTCAGCCCTTCAGCTCGTGGAACGACTACCTGGGGCTCGCCACGCTCATCACCAAGGCGGTGGACGGGGAGCCGCGCTTTGGCTGcgcccgcggcggcggcggcggcggcacctCTCCGccctcctcttcctgctgctccccccacgCGGGGACCGGGCCCGGGGCGCTGGGGCCGGCCGACGACGACGACGACAGCGACGAGCCGGGGTCCCGGGGCCGCTACCTGGGCGGCGCGCTGGAGCTGCGCGCGCTGGAGCTGTGCGCGGGCCCCGCCGAGGCCGGGCTGCTGGAGGAGCGCTTCGCCGAGCTGAGCCCGTTCGCCAGTCGCGCCGCCGCCGTGCTGCTGAGCTGCGCGCCCGCCGCTGCAGCCCCTACCGCCGCCGAGGTGGCGCCGCGCGAGGAGCGGGCCCCGGCGTGGGCGGCCGAGCCCCGGCTGCACGCCGCCTCCGGGGCCGCCGCCGCCCGACTGCTCAAGCCCGAGCTGCAGGTGTGCGTGTTCTGCCGGAACAACAAGGAGGCGGTGGCGCTCTACACCACCCACATCCTGAAGGGACCCGACGGGCGAGTGCTGTGCCCGGTGCTGCGCCGCTACACGTGTCCCCTGTGCGGCGCCAGCGGCGACAACGCGCACACGATCAAGTACTGCCCGCTCTCCAAAgtgccgccgccgcccgccgcccgcccgccgccgcgcAGCGCCAGGGACTGCCAGCCCGGGAAGAAGCTGCGCTGAGGGCCTGGGCTCCGGTCTGCTGCCACCTGACGCCACCAGGGTCACCGCCTGCCCGCGCGCTCATTTTCGGTCTGCGCACCATCTTTTCCTCGCTGTTGGAGAGGCCTGGAGCTCGGCAGTTAGCTCAACTTGGGAAGtcgttttggttttgttttgtttttttcaaagcaaGCCGGCCGTACGGAGTACTTTCCTGTCGAAGAGCGGTTGAGACTAGACGCTAAAATCTTGATTTATCTGTGGTTTGTAGTTTGTGCACATCCGGACGGTGAAGGCTGGGTGTGTATTCCACTACCTGAAATATGGCAACTTAATGGCGCTGTTTATTTACTGTATACGTCAATCTATTTTAGATGCGCATCAGTATGAATTGTCTCAATCTAATCTCGGATGTTTAATTTTATGGAGGCACTTTACTAGgtctagaatatttttttaaaagcctcataACTGAAAACTGGCGATTTTATGGAATGTCGGCAAAATGACTATTTTATTGTTTGGAAACAATATTTCTTAGTTGTCCTTAGTCAGTTACTCTGATTCCAGGTGAAGCAAGCCCCTGGCGGCATCACCGTTTTGAAAAGTGAAGGTTTAGTAAACTTTCCAGTATTAATCTGTGTGGGTAGTCCCTCCTTGTGgcttgtttcagtcttggctgGAGGTGTAAAAATGCACAATCTGTAGCAGGTAGAACACAACTCCTTATCCTTTTATGTACCAGATCTTATTACTAAACTAGCAACTAGCATTTCCACCCTGAAAAATTGTGCCAAGTTATAATCCTATTGTGTATACACTTGGAAATTGGTGCTGTTTAAAAACTTGTGTATTTATACAGTAACAGtatatgaattcatttatcttGCCTATTTGCTACTTGGCCTTTTGTCCATGCACCCACCTCCCCATTTccagttctttaaaaacatttgtaacATTAAGATCAAAAGGGAGCAGTATTAATTCACCCTGCTCAACTTCAGAGTTCCCCAATAGTAGAAAGCTCATTCCAGCCGTTGTCTCCCCAACTGAATGGAAGATGCAATCCTTTGAGCTCCGGGAAGACTAATGTAATAGCCTGTGTTCAAGAAGGTTCCACCATGGGCTGTGTCTGGCTTTAGGCACAGGCAGTCCTCAAACCAGAATAAGCACTGAAGGAATTATGGAGTAGGGGTTGAAGACAAGGAACACAGCCTCCCCCGTGCTCCGTTTTTCCCTGAAGACCCTAGTCTGTTTCTGGAATCCCACCACTTAACCCACAAAGGAGATTAGACCCTATCCTTAGGCCAACTTTAGCTCCCACCCTCATTCATAGCCATACCAGATGCCACACCATGGCTTGTAGCTACCATCAGGACAGATAGAGGAGGCAAAAACGGAGTGAATTAGGATAAATGTACAAAATACATCACTCTCTGAAAATGGCAGATTGTCATACCTACTTAGATACAAGTAGGAGAGTTCAGCTCCTTTATTAGACATTAGACTGCTTTTATATCAAACAGTTAACTTCCTCCACAGCAAATTGGCTTGAACACTCCTTTGAGGGTGTAAGAGAGGCTGAGGTAAATAATATTGGAAGGCTGTGAGCCTTTTTGGTCAAAGGAAGGGGGATGAGAACAAGGCGGAGAGATGCAGGCAAACAGTACGTCGGCCAAGAGAAATCCATTCCTGCTAGTCCAGCCCCAGAACACAGAACTTTAGATGTGACTAGTCTTAAACTCAAGGACCTTAATAAAACCATGTGATTACTTATTCTCTTTTGTTGTGctagaaaatacacatttaattttGGTCTCAGGTAGTTGTCAGGTCAAGAGAATTCCTGTTACCTCTCCTACTGCTGTTCTACCTTTTCAAGAGCACTACAGTCCTTCTCCAGCACAGAAGGACTAGGCAGGCAAATACTTTGTATTTTCAAAGAGCCAAACTGTTACAGACACTGTATTTCTAGGTGTCAAGCACTTAGCTTTGACATGTTCAATATGAGAATTCCGCAGTGGTGAGATGTGCCTAATACAAATTTGATATTGACACCATCACAGTTTTACCGGCAAACATCATGTCCATTTAAAACACTGATATCAGCCCCCCTCAAATTTGCCTGTTTTCCAGCTAAAATTAAAACACTGGGAGTTAGAGCATGCACAGAGAGTATTACTACCATTAATCTTCTAGAGATCTCTTAGGAAAAGTATACTAACCACACTAAGGCACTTAGGAGGACCAAGCATAGAACTCTCAATCTAAAACTTTTAAGTACTTGCAAAATTAAATTTagggtgtggggcacctggctggctcagtgataGAGCATggcactcttgatcttgggagttGTAAATCTGAGCCCCACTTTGGcaagtagagtttacttaaaaattcaGGGTAAAAGaaacctaattttttaaagtttaaagaaatacataatagtgtgacaaagttttgttttttaagaatatgCCTGTGTTATttggctaaaaacaaaacaatgcatgGAATCCTCAAAAGCGCTTTACCAGCTCTGCAGGCAGACTGCCTACCTTCTTGCTGGTCCTTTTCTGTAGACACATTTGCGGTGAGTGGCTTTTTATTCCTTTGGATTTTAGTTTTCCTATGCAGTCCTTTTTGGAAGCTGCAGAATTAACTTTGATTACAACAACTTTTGGTCTAAATTGTAAGCcaaaattatctattttaaaattatactacaAATATATCTACCTCAAGGGAAAGGGCAGGAAAGTTTCAGTGTTGGTCCTCACCTTCTAGTCTGTGCTTAACCACATGAGGAACATTCCTGCATTCCTTCCGGTGTCCAGTATCTATGTCAATTAGACttgtaaaattagaaatgaatctACAAAAGGTctttggtaaaaaacaaaacacagataaAGCACATAAAAGCATCCCAACACCTAGATTCCCACCTCTTCTTGGAAGCCAGTAAGGACAACTAGGGGGATATAGAGTCTTTTCTGGGCCACTGTCTCCACCCTCAGATCCACATGTATTAGCAGCATGGTGTTCTTGTGTAAAAATGCAGAAGCCACTGGGAACATGAAGACATTCTACACACAGTGAGTAGATTGGATGTTCAGCTTTCCTTTGACACCTGTGAATACTGGGGGATGTAGGGGAAGGCTGTGAGGCCTTGAGTAGAAACTTAAGAGCAGGACCACAAAGCAGCAGCAGATTCTTCTGCCCCTATCCTGTGCCTGGGATTCCAACTCAGGACAAAGAACTTGGCATAGTATTTATCTGGGAAAGGGTTCTGGCAGGAAGGGTAGGTTTGCAGACTAGCCTAACCATCAGACATGCATCCATAACTCATCTAAATAAATCAGCTTAAATGAATGGTCCCCTGGGGCCAATCAGTGCTGTCACAGGTACAGTCCTGTTCTAATGATTGGGGAGACTCAGCAGGTTACTGCCCCAAGTTCATCAATTTGTTAAAAAGAGTAGGCCCTCTCCCCAAAGACCTTTTAAGATTTCCACTTGTTTGAAATACTAGATATTAAGGAAATTAAGTGTTGAAAAAAGTCGTTTCCATCACCGGTAACATCAAACAGAAAAGGCTgcatctgattatttttaaaaaagcatcaaTACTCCCTCTTCTGGCCGCCTTATAGCTGTACCAACAGGAATTCTCAC from Neomonachus schauinslandi chromosome 6, ASM220157v2, whole genome shotgun sequence includes:
- the NANOS1 gene encoding nanos homolog 1, translating into MEAFPWAPRSPSRGRAPPPMALVPSARYVSAQGPAHPQPFSSWNDYLGLATLITKAVDGEPRFGCARGGGGGGTSPPSSSCCSPHAGTGPGALGPADDDDDSDEPGSRGRYLGGALELRALELCAGPAEAGLLEERFAELSPFASRAAAVLLSCAPAAAAPTAAEVAPREERAPAWAAEPRLHAASGAAAARLLKPELQVCVFCRNNKEAVALYTTHILKGPDGRVLCPVLRRYTCPLCGASGDNAHTIKYCPLSKVPPPPAARPPPRSARDCQPGKKLR